CCGCCGGCTTTCGCACTGCGCAAGCGGCGTTTCAGGGATGGGCGGAGTATCGAGTTGAGAAGCAGGAGGTTTGTTTTGGCTGTGACACCGCATTCCATGATCATCGGAACCGGCGCCGCGATTCCCAGCCGGGTGTTGACCAATCACGACCTGGAAAAAATGGTGGACACCAGCGACGCTTGGATTCGTGAGCGCACCGGTATGGAAGAGCGCCGCCTGATCGAAGAGGGTCGGTTCACATCGGACCTGTGCACGGACGCCGCTCGGATGGCTTTGGCTGATGCAGGGCTGCAGGCTGTGGATCTGGATCTGATCATCGTGGCCACGGTTTCCGGCGATGTGGGCTTTCCGGCAACGGCCTGCTATGTGCAAAAAAATATCGGCGCGATCAATGCCGCGGCCTTTGATGTTTCCGCCGCCTGCTCTGGCTTTCTCTACGGTTTGTCCATAGCCGATGCGTTCATCGGCGCTGCCACCTGTCGCAACGTATTGGTTATCGGCGGTGAAACGCTGTCGCGGATGACCGACTATTCTGACCGCAATACTTGTGTGCTTTTCGGAGACGGCGCCGGTGCTGTGGTGGTGACGCCGTCCGACGGCCGGGCCGGTCTTCTGGCGACCCTGATCGGCTCCGACGGCCGGTATACAGACCTCCTATGTGTGCCGGGATTCGGCACCAAAAACCCACCCTCTCTTGAATCCGTTAAAGCCGGATACCAGTTCATCAAAATGGAAGGCCGGGAGGTGTTCAAACAGGCGGTCACCGCCATGGGCGAAGCAGCGACGAGAATTCTACAGCAGGCCGGACTGACTTCCGATCAGGTTGATCTGCTGATTCCACATCAGGCGAACTTGCGCATCATCGAGGCAACCGCCAAAAAGATCAGTATTCCGATGCAACGGGTCTTTATCAATCTGGCCAAATACGGCAACACCTCCGCGGCTTCGATTCCCATTGCACTGGATGAAGCAAGACGTCTGGGCCGGCTGAGCCAGGGGCAGGTCGCGGTGATGGTTGCATTCGGCGGGGGATTGACATGGGCTTCAGCGGCGGTTCGCTTCTAACCATGAGCTGTTCATCACGAAAGGCAGCTCAACCGGTTCAACAGAGGTTCTATGTCATCCAAGCGGCCAACCTTTCAGAGCATATGGGGAGGATGTGAATAAACGGGCCTTTTTATTTCCCGGACAGGGGTCGCAGAGCGTCGGCATGGGGCAGGATATCTTTGCCGCCTGTGAGAGCGTCCGTTCATTGTATCAACGGGCAGAGGAAATACTCGGTTTTGATCTGGCAAAGATCAGTTTTTCCGGGCCCGAAGAGCTGTTGCGCCAGACCCGCTATACGCAGCCCGCACTTTATGTGCACAGCTATGCGTTGTATACGCTGTTGCGGGATCGGGGAGTGCAGGCGCAAGCTGTGGCCGGCCATAGCCTCGGCGAGTTGACGGCGCTTGCGGCTGCAGGTGCGTGGGATTTTGAACAGGGGCTGCGTGTTGTGCATCTTCGCGCCGAGTTGATGCAATCAAGCGGCGAACGCTACCCCGGCGCCATGGCCGCAATCCTCGGTTTGGAGGTTCATCGCGTCGAAGAGTTGTGTGCCGGGATCGAGGCGGAGTTTCCGGTGGTGCCGTCCAACTACAATGCGCCGGATCAGGTGGTGATCTCCGGGCCCCAGGCTGGGGTGGAGGCCGCCATGGCCCTGGCGCTGCGGGCCGGCGCCAAACGCGCTTTGGCGCTCAAGGTGAGCGCGGCTTTTCATTCGCCCCTGATGGAGCCGATCAAGCGTGAATGGGCCCAGGTTTTGACAAGAGTGACCATTCATCCACCGACGCTGCCGGTTTATTGCAACGTCACTGCGCAGCCGGTTCAGGATCCGGAGCAGCTCAGATATTTATTGGCAGAGCAGCTGGTGCGGCCGGTGCAATGGATGGGTTCTATTGAATCCATGCTCAACGATGGGATAAGCGATTTTGTAGAAATCGGCAGCGGCACGGTGCTGAGCGCGCTGGTGCGCAAGATCAACCGGCAGTGCCGGATCGATCATGCCTCTGGAATGGCGGACCTGGACGTTTTGGGAGGCAAGGCCTGACCGGGATCTTGCCGGACGGAAAACCGGGAGAGAAAAAATTTGTTGATCCTTGAAAATAAAACTGCTATTGTAACAGGGGGAGGCCGCGGAATCGGGCGGGCGTGCAGTTTGAAACTGGCGCAGGCCGGCGCCCGGCTGGTCGTGGCCGATATGGATGTGCGAAGCGCGGAGGAGACGGCCGGTGAGATTCGCCGGTTGAATCGGCAGGCGATCGCCCTGTCCATCGACGTCAGCAAACAGGGAGATGCAGAACGGCTCGCGGCTGAAACCCTTCAGCACTTCGGCCGCATCGACATTCTGGTGAACAACGCGGGCATCGCGCGGGACAATCTGCTGCTGCGTATGGATGAGAAAGAGTGGAGTACGGTTCTCACGGTCAACCTCACCGGCGTGTATCACTGCATGAAAGCCGTGACCCGGCCCATGATCAAACAGCGCAGCGGGAAAATCATCAACATGGCCTCAGTGGTCGGATTAATGGGAAATGCCGGACAGGCCAATTATGCGGCTTCCAAAGCCGGCGTCATCGGACTGACCAAATCGGCGGCCAAAGAACTCGGCTCCCGCAACATTCAGATCAACGCCGTGGCGCCGGGCTACATCGACACCGAGATGACCCGGAACCTTCCGCAGGCGGCCCGGGATGCGTTTTTGAAGCTGATCCCGCTGGAGCGGGCCGGCACTCCGGACGAGGTGGCCGATATCGTGCTGTTTCTCGCCGGTCCGTCCTCCGATTACATCACCGGTCAGGTGATACAGGTGGACGGCGGCATGGTTATGTAAGAACGAAAACAATCATTTCAACAGGCCTAAATTAAACGAGGAGGTTACTCTCATGGCTCTTGAAGATCGGGTAAAAAAGATCATCGTCGATCAACTGGGCGTCGATGAAAAAGAAGTCACACCGGAAGCATCCTTTATTGATGATCTGGGCGCGGATTCTTTGGATACGGTCGAACTGGTGATGGCGTTTGAGGAGGAGTTCGGCATCGAAATCCCCGACAGCGAAGCGGAAAAAATGGCTTCGGTCGGTGATGCGCTCAAATACCTGAAAGAAAAGTTGGGCGACAATTAACATTTGTTTGTAAACAGACAGGGGCTTTGGCATAAGGCGACTTTGCCAAAGCCCTTTTGTCGTAACACAGCGGCCGAACGCCGTGTTGATTTTGCCAACGAGGGAGGGTATGGAACCCAAACGCGTCGTGGTGACAGGCATGGGGGTCGTCACTTCACTGGGACTGAGTGTGGAAGAGCTATGGACCAACCTGAGGGCCGGCCGGAACGGCATTTCAGCGATCACACAATTCAATGCCGACGGTTATGCCACCCGGTTCGCCGGTGAGATTCGCGATCTGGAGGTCGAACGTTTTCTGGATCGCAAGGAAGCCCGGCGCATGGACCGCTTTACCCAACTGGCTATGATCGCTGCGCAGGGCGCGGTGAACGATTCAGGCATCCGCTGGGACCAGGTGGATCGGGAGCAATACGGTGTGGTGGTCGGCTCCGGCATCGGCGGCATGCAGGTGTTTGAAAAAGAGTGCCGGGTTCTGTTCGAAAAAGGACCAGACCGCATCAGTCCGTTTCTCATCCCCATGTTGATTCCGGACATTGCCGCCGGCCGCATCGCCATCGAGTACGGGCTTAAAGGCCTTAACTATGCGACGGTTTCCGCATGCGCCACCTCTGCCCATGCGCTGGTTGCTGCCTGGAACCACATCCGCTTCGGCGATGCATTGGGCATTCTCGCCGGCGGCGGTGAAGCGCCGATAACGCCCATCGCAGTGGCGGCTTTCAACGCTCTGCGCGCCCTGTCCACGCGCAACGACGATCCGGAACATGCCAGCCGGCCCTTTGACTTGCACCGCGACGGCTTTGTGATGGCGGAAGGGAGCGGCGTGCTGCTCTTGGAGGAGCTGGAACATGCGCGCCGGCGTGGGGCTAAAATCCACGCAGAGATCGTCGGCGCCGGCATGACCGCGGACGCCTTTCACATCACCGCGCCCGACAGCGACGGCGACGGCGCCAGCCGTTCCATGCGAATCGCGCTGCGCCACGCAGGCATTCAGCCGGAACAGATCGAATACATCAATGCCCACGGCACCTCAACCCCTTTGAACGACAAGACCGAAACCCTGGCCATTAAAAAAGTGTTCGGCAGCCATGCCCATCGTCTGGCGGTCAGCTCCACCAAATCTATGCTGGGGCACCTGCTCGGCGCCTCCGGCGCGGTGGAGGCCATCGCCACCGTGCTGTGCATCGAACAGGCCACGGCACATCCCACCATCAATTATCAAACGCCGGATCCCGAATGCGATCTCAATTATGTGGTGCATGGCGCTCAACCGCTGGACATCACCTATGCTCTTTCCAATTCGTTCGGCTTCGGCGGCCATAACGTCAGCCTGATCTTTAAAAAATATTGCGAATAGGTGTGCGGCATCATGGCGGTGATCTTGAAAGAGCTGTTCAATCGGTTTTTCGGCAGGATCGGCAAGACCTATCCGGCGGATACCGAAGAGCTGTGCCGGCGTTTGGATTATCATTTCACTGATTCTTCGTTGCTGGTTCATGCGCTCAAGCATCGTTCCTTTTTAGTGGTTACCGGTGAGGACCGGTTGCACTCCAACGAGCGGCTCGAATTGTTGGGCGATTCGGTGCTTGGGTTGCTGGTGACCGAATATCTGTATAAAAAGTTCCCTGATGAAGAGGAAGGGGTGCTCACCAATTACAAATCCCTGCTGGTGAACCGCTCCAGCCTGGCGCGCGTGGCTTGCAAGTTCAATCTGGGGGATTACCTGTTGATGAACGAGGCGGAGGAAAAATCCGGCGGTCGCACACGGGTCTCCATTCTCTCAGACGCTTTGGAGGCGCTGCTCGGCGCCATCTATCTGGACGGCGGTCTGGAGGCCGCCCGCCGCATCATCAACGAGCATATCGGCCGGGGATTGGAGGAACTGCTTGCTGAAGGCGCTATGCAGAATTTTAAAAGCGAATTGCTTGAGTATTGTCAACGAGAGAACCTATTGGGTCCCCATTATGCGGTGGAAGCGGAACAGGGGCCGGATCATAACAAAACCTTTACTGTGGCTGTGACCATCAACCATGAAAAACAAGGCATGGGCGTCGGACGTTCGAAAAAGATCGCCGAGCAGATGGCGGCCAAGGAAGCGCTGCTGCGCATGAAAGCCGAGTGAGGTGAAAAAGAAATTATGAACTATTTTTTAAGCGAGGAACAGATCGCTCTGCGCGACTTGGCACGTGAATTCAGTCAGGGAAAAATCGCTCCAGCCGCTGCAGAGTATGATCAGAAAGCCGAGTTTCCGTGGCCCATCGTCAAAGAGATGGCGCGGATGGACTTTTTCCGACTGTGGATTCCGGCTGAGTTTGAGGGCATGGACGCCGGGGTTATGAGCCTGGTGCTGGTGACCGAAGAGTTCAGCAAAGCGTGCGGCGGCATCGCCTTGGCTCTGGCCGGCACGGCTTTGGGGACTTTTCCTATTTTGATCGCCGGCACCGAGGAACAGAAGAAAAGAACACTTCCCCTTCTGGCAAGCGGTGAAGCGCTCGCCGCTTTTTGTCTCACCGAGCCCGAGGCCGGTTCCGATGCCGGCGCCATTCAGACCACCGCCCGGCGCGACGGCGATGACTATGTTCTCAACGGCACCAAGCATTTCATCACCAACGGCGGCGTCGCCCGTTATTACACTGTTATCGCTTCAACCGACGCTTCTCGCGGCAGCCGCGGCGCCTCCGCTTTTCTGGTGGAGGAGGGAACCCCGGGGCTGATCTTTGGCAAAAAAGAGGACAAGATGGGCATCCGCGCCTCTGCCACATGTGAGGTGGTGTTCCAGGATTGCCGCATTCCCAAGACCAATCTGCTGGGCAAGGAGGGCCAGGGATTCATGATTGCAATGAAGACTCTGGATCGATCGCGGCCGGGTGTGGCGGCGCAGGCCCTTGGCATCGCGGCCGGCGCCTTTGACCATGCGGTGCGCTATGCGCGTACTCGGCGCCAATTCGGCGTCAGTATCGCCTCCTTTCAGGCCATTCAATTCATGCTGGCGGATATGGCCACAGAGATCGAGGCTGTGCGCAGCCTGGTCTATGCCACGGCACGCATGATCGATGCCGGGGAAAAGGACTATGCCCGCGAATCGGCCATGTGCAAAGTCAAAGCAGGGGACATGGCCATGAAGGTCACCACCGATGCGGTGCAGATCTTTGGCGGCTATGGGTATATGAAGGATTATCCCATCGAAAAATATATGCGCGACGCCAAGATCACGCAGATCTATGAAGGCACCAACCAGATTCAACGCAACGTCATCGCACGCCACGTCATCAAAGAGAGCGCCAGCCTCTAAACCATTCAGCCCGATTCGTTCGGGCTTTTTTTTTCGCTTCCCCTTTCCCCTTGCACCTCTGCTCCGTCGTCGGCGATACTCACGGATCCGGGCAAACGGCTTGGTCTGCTTCATCCATAATTCACCGAAGCGTGGTTCCCGCCTCAAGCGATTTGCCTTCCGCCCAGGGGCGGCCACGCCTCTCGGAGCCGGCAGCAGCCATCCCTTTGCGGGGAATAAACCTTATCGGCCCCTCCTCTGCCTGTATTAGCGAGTGAGCGCACGGGACCATTGCGCGGTGCTGATTTTTTTCTTACATTAGGCTCGCCAGAGCTTCTGGCAGCTGTTCACTTATCCTAATTCGGTCATACCTTTATGGAAGAGGATCTCTATTTCACCGTCAAACAGGCGGCGGATGCGGAACAGAAGATAAAAAGCTCCCGTTTTATCGGTCGGGTTTTTTCGATCCCTGATCGTGATGCAGCGGAAGCCGAGTTGGCGCGGTTGCGCAAGCGCGAATACGATGCCACCCACCACTGTTACGCTTGGCGGTTGGGAATCGGCCGCCGGGAGAACAGCCGTTTCTCCGACGACGGCGAGCCAGCCGGCACGGCGGGCCGGCCGATCCTGCAGGCGCTTTTGGCCGCAGAAGTGACTGATGCTCTATTGGTGGTGACCCGCTATTTCGGCGGCATTAAATTAGGGACCGGCGGGCTGGCCAGAGCATACAGCCGGGTTGCCGCTGAAGTGTTGGCCCGTGCGGGCCGACGTGAAATGCACTTGCTGGATTCGCTGAAGCTGGTGGCGCCCTATGAGCTCTACGGCCTGGTGCAACATCAAGTGGAAAAATTCGGCGGCCAGATCAGCGAGACCGATTATGATCAACAGGTAACCATGCGGATCATGGTCCGTAAAAGCCTTGTTGAACCATTCAAAATGCAGATCGTCGATGCATCGGACGGCCGAATCAAAGTGGAGGACAGGAGATGAAATGCTATAAATGCCAATTTGAGATCGTTATGGATCGCAAGGTGTTCCGTCAGGACACCTGCCCTCGATGCGATAGCTATCTGCGCTGCTGTCTGAATTGCCGCTTCTATGACAAAGTGGCTTATCATGAATGCCGGGAATCGCAAGCCGATCTGGTTCGCGACAAAGAGATTGCCAATTTCTGCGATTATTTTGAGCCGCTGGTGGAGAAAAAGGAGATGGACGCTGCGGCCATGGCGCGGAAAAAGCTGGAGGCGTTATTCAAGAAACCGGAATAGCGGAAATGTCTTCGTCGACAAACCAAGGATAGAACCACGGCCGCGATGAGGAGCCGGCACGATTCTATCCGCCGCAGATGGAAATGGGGGGTAGGGCGAAGCTGCAGATCTTTTATCCCTACAGAGTCGAAGCCTGGGCGAATGCGGGTTAGAAATATTCCGCGCTCGACAGGACGAAAAGGGGTGAAGCGATCAGAACAGACTCTTCAAAGCGACCGGGGTTTCCATGAGCCTTTTGCCGAGGATCAGGCGTATGTCGTAATGTGCACGCAGAGCTAGATAATCGGCCTGCTCCAACGAGGATTGACATGCTATAAAATCTTCGTATTCGGCGACGTCGTAAAAGCCGATGAACGACCATTCTTCATCGGCGTGATGGGATAGTCCTTTGTCGGTGGTGGAGAATCCCCCGCTGAACACGGCGATTCGGCCCCACGCCGCATTCAAGGCGTGCCAAGACTTTTCCAACTGCTGTAAAGCGGCCGCTTGTTTATCCGGCGTCAGCTCCAGCAGGCGGTTAAAACCAGCCTGTCGACGGCGTATTGCAACGACCATGCGGTGGTGCAGCTCTTTTTGCGGGTGGAGATTTTGCCACGCTTTGAGTATGGCCGGTTGGACGTTGTACAGCAACAGCGCGATGAATCCGGCGAGCAACAGCCACTGAAAAAAAGACATAGAATTTCCTCCAGGCTGGTCTAAGATATTTCTTTTAACGGCAACCTGCAAGTATTTTTTATTTTCCGCCTTGCTTTCCATTAATTTTCTCGCTAAATTAATCAAAAATAGGTTCATCCTGTTCTCCAGGCAGCTTTTTTCCATTTCATCAGGGCGAGGAGGATTTGGGCCATCCATCTGCTGGCATGGTTCTTGAAGGCCATGAAACGCATTGTAGACCCTGAGAACCGCTAACGGTAACTCTTGTATTATTAGGGTGGCGCGTTTCGTGTCAATCAGCCGGCAGCACTTTTTTGTGACAGGTGTCCTTATCTGGTACACTCGTCGGGCAGTTGTGGATAAACGCAGTTTGCAGCCGGTTGGGATTTGGTCTATGTGGTGAAGGGCGAATCGTTGCAAAAAGCGCTGGAAATAAGCAAAAAAATCTGCATGCTGGGCTCCTTCGGCGTCGGCAAATCAAGTCTGGTCCGCCGGTTCGTCTATGATCTTTTCGACGAAAGATATTTGACTACCATCGGCGTGCAAATCAGCCACCGGTCTTTGCCGAAAAGGATGTCCACGTTCAGCCGGAGTCCGGTGAACCTCAAGTTGATCTTGTGGGATCTGGCGCATATTGATACAATGAATGATGTCATCAAAACGTATTTTCGCGGAAGTCACGGCGCCGTGCTGGTCTACGACATCACCCGGCCGGAGAGCTTTGATCGCACAGCGGAGTTTTTGCTTCCATTCCGTGAAATCAATCCCAACAGCCCGGTGATCTTTGCGGTCAATAAGTGCGATCTTTTGTCGCCGCATCATGCCAATTATGGGCTGTTTTTGGAAAAGACCAAGCTCTTCAACGGTGGTTCGTGTCTGTTCACCAGCGCGCGGACCGGTGAACGGGTGGAAGAGGCTTTTCATCAGCTCGGGACCCTCTTATTGGAGGCGGACGGCAGGTGACCGAGTTGTATGAAAAAATTCTTTCCGAGAAAAAAATCGCTTATGCCGTTTTCTCTTCCCAGTATTTTGTGGAAGAGCACAGCCGTTATTTTGTCAAGTTGATGGAACGCCCCGTGGTTCGGGGCGTTACAGTTTTATGGGATCTTTTTCCTGAACTGGTCGGCAGCGAAGATCAAGTGG
This genomic stretch from bacterium harbors:
- the rnc gene encoding ribonuclease III; this encodes MAVILKELFNRFFGRIGKTYPADTEELCRRLDYHFTDSSLLVHALKHRSFLVVTGEDRLHSNERLELLGDSVLGLLVTEYLYKKFPDEEEGVLTNYKSLLVNRSSLARVACKFNLGDYLLMNEAEEKSGGRTRVSILSDALEALLGAIYLDGGLEAARRIINEHIGRGLEELLAEGAMQNFKSELLEYCQRENLLGPHYAVEAEQGPDHNKTFTVAVTINHEKQGMGVGRSKKIAEQMAAKEALLRMKAE
- a CDS encoding acyl-CoA dehydrogenase — its product is MNYFLSEEQIALRDLAREFSQGKIAPAAAEYDQKAEFPWPIVKEMARMDFFRLWIPAEFEGMDAGVMSLVLVTEEFSKACGGIALALAGTALGTFPILIAGTEEQKKRTLPLLASGEALAAFCLTEPEAGSDAGAIQTTARRDGDDYVLNGTKHFITNGGVARYYTVIASTDASRGSRGASAFLVEEGTPGLIFGKKEDKMGIRASATCEVVFQDCRIPKTNLLGKEGQGFMIAMKTLDRSRPGVAAQALGIAAGAFDHAVRYARTRRQFGVSIASFQAIQFMLADMATEIEAVRSLVYATARMIDAGEKDYARESAMCKVKAGDMAMKVTTDAVQIFGGYGYMKDYPIEKYMRDAKITQIYEGTNQIQRNVIARHVIKESASL
- a CDS encoding acyl carrier protein; amino-acid sequence: MALEDRVKKIIVDQLGVDEKEVTPEASFIDDLGADSLDTVELVMAFEEEFGIEIPDSEAEKMASVGDALKYLKEKLGDN
- a CDS encoding GTP-binding protein, with product MVKGESLQKALEISKKICMLGSFGVGKSSLVRRFVYDLFDERYLTTIGVQISHRSLPKRMSTFSRSPVNLKLILWDLAHIDTMNDVIKTYFRGSHGAVLVYDITRPESFDRTAEFLLPFREINPNSPVIFAVNKCDLLSPHHANYGLFLEKTKLFNGGSCLFTSARTGERVEEAFHQLGTLLLEADGR
- the fabF gene encoding beta-ketoacyl-ACP synthase II; its protein translation is MEPKRVVVTGMGVVTSLGLSVEELWTNLRAGRNGISAITQFNADGYATRFAGEIRDLEVERFLDRKEARRMDRFTQLAMIAAQGAVNDSGIRWDQVDREQYGVVVGSGIGGMQVFEKECRVLFEKGPDRISPFLIPMLIPDIAAGRIAIEYGLKGLNYATVSACATSAHALVAAWNHIRFGDALGILAGGGEAPITPIAVAAFNALRALSTRNDDPEHASRPFDLHRDGFVMAEGSGVLLLEELEHARRRGAKIHAEIVGAGMTADAFHITAPDSDGDGASRSMRIALRHAGIQPEQIEYINAHGTSTPLNDKTETLAIKKVFGSHAHRLAVSSTKSMLGHLLGASGAVEAIATVLCIEQATAHPTINYQTPDPECDLNYVVHGAQPLDITYALSNSFGFGGHNVSLIFKKYCE
- the fabG gene encoding 3-oxoacyl-[acyl-carrier-protein] reductase — protein: MILENKTAIVTGGGRGIGRACSLKLAQAGARLVVADMDVRSAEETAGEIRRLNRQAIALSIDVSKQGDAERLAAETLQHFGRIDILVNNAGIARDNLLLRMDEKEWSTVLTVNLTGVYHCMKAVTRPMIKQRSGKIINMASVVGLMGNAGQANYAASKAGVIGLTKSAAKELGSRNIQINAVAPGYIDTEMTRNLPQAARDAFLKLIPLERAGTPDEVADIVLFLAGPSSDYITGQVIQVDGGMVM
- a CDS encoding ketoacyl-ACP synthase III, with protein sequence MIIGTGAAIPSRVLTNHDLEKMVDTSDAWIRERTGMEERRLIEEGRFTSDLCTDAARMALADAGLQAVDLDLIIVATVSGDVGFPATACYVQKNIGAINAAAFDVSAACSGFLYGLSIADAFIGAATCRNVLVIGGETLSRMTDYSDRNTCVLFGDGAGAVVVTPSDGRAGLLATLIGSDGRYTDLLCVPGFGTKNPPSLESVKAGYQFIKMEGREVFKQAVTAMGEAATRILQQAGLTSDQVDLLIPHQANLRIIEATAKKISIPMQRVFINLAKYGNTSAASIPIALDEARRLGRLSQGQVAVMVAFGGGLTWASAAVRF
- a CDS encoding YigZ family protein, whose amino-acid sequence is MEEDLYFTVKQAADAEQKIKSSRFIGRVFSIPDRDAAEAELARLRKREYDATHHCYAWRLGIGRRENSRFSDDGEPAGTAGRPILQALLAAEVTDALLVVTRYFGGIKLGTGGLARAYSRVAAEVLARAGRREMHLLDSLKLVAPYELYGLVQHQVEKFGGQISETDYDQQVTMRIMVRKSLVEPFKMQIVDASDGRIKVEDRR
- the fabD gene encoding ACP S-malonyltransferase, translating into MGQDIFAACESVRSLYQRAEEILGFDLAKISFSGPEELLRQTRYTQPALYVHSYALYTLLRDRGVQAQAVAGHSLGELTALAAAGAWDFEQGLRVVHLRAELMQSSGERYPGAMAAILGLEVHRVEELCAGIEAEFPVVPSNYNAPDQVVISGPQAGVEAAMALALRAGAKRALALKVSAAFHSPLMEPIKREWAQVLTRVTIHPPTLPVYCNVTAQPVQDPEQLRYLLAEQLVRPVQWMGSIESMLNDGISDFVEIGSGTVLSALVRKINRQCRIDHASGMADLDVLGGKA